Proteins encoded within one genomic window of Rhodobacteraceae bacterium LMO-JJ12:
- a CDS encoding TIGR00730 family Rossman fold protein has translation MIDADERKALSETIRHGPAHRLAYEDADLLAEDDLRSVRLQLELIKPERALRQCAIRSTVIVFGSARIMSPEMAQDRLVKTRAENRTDPQGQRGLVRAQRDVRLSCYYGEARRFARLVSARFQQKGRRDFVVMSGGGPGIMEAANLGAYDIGARSVGLNITLPHEQVPNPFITPDLAFRFHYFAVRKMHFLMRAKALVAFPGGYGTFDELFEVLTLVQTGKMAKLPIVLFGPEFWNRAVDFDFLVAEGMIAPEDRKLFTMVETADEAIAALVEFYHGKPPPTLHDDPEGVA, from the coding sequence ATGATTGACGCGGATGAGCGCAAGGCACTGAGCGAGACAATCCGGCATGGCCCGGCGCATCGTCTGGCCTATGAGGATGCGGATCTTCTGGCCGAGGACGACCTGCGGTCGGTGCGGTTGCAACTCGAACTGATCAAGCCCGAGCGCGCGCTGCGCCAATGCGCAATCCGCTCGACCGTGATCGTGTTCGGCAGCGCCCGGATCATGTCCCCCGAAATGGCGCAAGACCGGCTGGTCAAGACCCGGGCCGAAAATCGCACCGATCCCCAAGGCCAACGGGGTCTGGTCCGTGCGCAACGCGACGTGCGCCTGTCATGCTACTATGGAGAGGCCCGACGGTTCGCAAGACTGGTTTCGGCGCGTTTCCAACAGAAAGGGCGTCGCGATTTCGTCGTCATGAGCGGAGGCGGCCCGGGCATCATGGAGGCCGCGAATCTTGGCGCCTACGACATCGGCGCGCGTTCGGTCGGACTCAATATCACCCTGCCGCACGAGCAGGTGCCAAATCCGTTCATAACCCCCGATCTGGCGTTCCGGTTTCACTATTTCGCCGTGCGAAAGATGCACTTCTTGATGCGGGCCAAGGCGCTTGTGGCGTTTCCCGGCGGTTATGGCACGTTTGACGAGCTGTTCGAGGTGCTGACGCTGGTGCAGACAGGCAAGATGGCGAAGCTCCCGATCGTGTTGTTCGGGCCGGAATTTTGGAACCGGGCCGTCGATTTCGATTTTCTCGTGGCTGAGGGCATGATCGCCCCCGAGGATCGCAAGCTGTTCACCATGGTCGAGACCGCAGACGAGGCGATTGCGGCGCTCGTTGAATTTTATCACGGCAAGCCGCCACCCACGCTTCACGATGATCCAGAAGGAGTTGCCTGA
- a CDS encoding efflux RND transporter periplasmic adaptor subunit encodes MSRKVSITLVLAVLAVFLGYAAWKVLLAPSDLPPDGFARGNGRIEADLVDVSTRLSGRVSNIAVQEGDLVAQGDVLAAMDTTELEAQKMRAQAAAASAEAAVAVAEANVNKAEANLALANSELARAETLSGRDIISQANYDIQRTQAQVAEAGLAAVQAEAHAKERAVDAEKAALREIEARIADSTLYAPLPGRILYRLAQPGEVLGSGGKLLTLVSLSDVYMEFFLPAGAATRVRLGDEARIVVDAMPDAAIPATISFVAPQAQFTPKQVETIAERESLMFRIRVRIPQKMIEARLAQVKTGVRGVAWVRLAGPDGSMPDWPEGLTPKVVDTLPAPMAGGEGAGGETDQ; translated from the coding sequence ATGTCCCGCAAGGTTTCCATCACACTCGTCCTGGCCGTTCTGGCTGTGTTTCTGGGTTACGCGGCCTGGAAGGTTCTGCTTGCTCCGAGCGACCTGCCGCCCGACGGATTCGCTCGTGGCAACGGGCGAATCGAGGCCGACCTCGTCGATGTCTCAACCCGCCTGTCTGGCCGGGTGTCCAATATTGCGGTGCAGGAAGGAGATCTTGTCGCGCAGGGTGACGTTCTGGCCGCTATGGACACAACCGAACTGGAAGCGCAGAAGATGCGTGCGCAGGCCGCTGCGGCCAGTGCCGAGGCGGCCGTGGCGGTGGCTGAGGCCAACGTGAACAAGGCGGAGGCGAACCTTGCCCTTGCCAACAGCGAGCTGGCGCGCGCCGAGACGCTGAGCGGGCGCGATATCATTTCCCAGGCGAATTACGATATTCAGCGCACTCAGGCCCAGGTGGCCGAAGCCGGGCTCGCCGCGGTACAGGCCGAGGCCCATGCCAAGGAGCGTGCCGTCGATGCCGAGAAGGCGGCCCTGCGCGAGATCGAGGCGCGCATTGCCGATAGCACGCTTTATGCGCCGCTGCCGGGACGCATCCTCTATCGATTGGCGCAGCCTGGCGAGGTGCTGGGAAGTGGTGGCAAACTGCTCACCTTGGTAAGCCTGAGTGATGTCTATATGGAGTTCTTCCTGCCTGCCGGGGCCGCCACGCGGGTGCGACTCGGGGATGAGGCGCGTATCGTCGTCGATGCGATGCCCGATGCCGCCATTCCCGCCACCATCAGTTTTGTCGCCCCGCAGGCGCAGTTTACACCCAAACAGGTCGAAACCATCGCCGAGCGCGAAAGCCTGATGTTCCGCATCCGGGTGCGGATACCCCAGAAGATGATCGAGGCCCGCCTGGCACAGGTCAAGACCGGTGTGCGCGGCGTTGCCTGGGTGCGACTAGCCGGACCGGACGGCAGCATGCCCGACTGGCCCGAGGGGTTGACGCCAAAGGTTGTTGACACCCTGCCTGCACCGATGGCGGGCGGCGAGGGAGCCGGTGGCGAGACGGATCAATGA
- the rbbA gene encoding ribosome-associated ATPase/putative transporter RbbA, which translates to MKTDGEAINPVAKLAAVNHRYGKVTALNELTLAIPAGRMVGLIGPDGVGKSTLMGLISGAKKLQTGHVDTLGGDMSSSRHRTEIGRRIAFMPQGLGKNLYHDLSIRENLEFFGKLFGQGRAERAARIERLTRATGLSAFLDRPAGKLSGGMKQKLGLCAALIHDPDFLLLDEPTTGVDPLSRRQFWDLIDTIRKDRPEMSVLVSTAYMEEAERFDHLIAMNEGRVLAEASPADLRAQTGTKNIGAAYVALLGGETAAPSEASTASGPTVASDGPPAIKARNLTKRFGDFTAVDSVSFEIARGEIFGFLGSNGCGKTTTMKMLTGLTPATEGEASIFGQPVDAQDIDARRRVGFMSQSFSLYGELTVRENLLLHARLFQLGAALTAERMADLVPRFGLDPYLEQVAAALPLGVRQRLSLAVAVIHAPDILILDEPTSGVDPQARDAFWEMLLELAHRDGVTIFISTHFMDEGMRCDRISLMHAGKVLVTGAPQEIIATRGMETLEDAFIAYMLDAHPPEMRADEGALSVDAAQSHGKASSLFSLGRLLAYTTREAMQVRRDPVRLVFSFVGSALLLLIMSFGISQEVRDIPFAAFDLDQSPESRAYLSGFEESSWFSELASITSANEQERRMASGELALALQIPPGFGRAVRRGEVAEIAGLIDGSDTNRAGTVESYVKSAHAHVLGAGAQSALALADLAIPRSPDAAPPAGLIPRFQYNPAMESLPAIGPSIPPLLLLLFPAILMAVSVAREKEIGTITNFYVTPTSRAEFLIGKQLVYIAITLLNFVILTALVVVVLGVPLKGDPVTLVLGAMLYAVAATGYGLLVSMLTKTQVTAVFAAAILSVMPTLQFSGMTTPVSSLEGAARLMGTFWPTTWYMGISVGTFTKGLGLSELSGHLLRLAAFGPLLTALAVLALRKQEK; encoded by the coding sequence ATGAAAACCGATGGCGAGGCCATCAACCCGGTGGCAAAGCTTGCGGCGGTCAATCACCGCTACGGCAAGGTGACGGCGCTCAACGAGTTGACGCTTGCCATCCCTGCCGGGCGTATGGTCGGGCTGATCGGGCCGGATGGGGTCGGAAAATCGACTCTCATGGGGCTGATTTCCGGGGCCAAGAAGTTGCAGACCGGCCATGTCGACACACTGGGCGGCGACATGTCCAGTTCCCGCCACCGAACCGAAATCGGGCGCCGGATCGCTTTCATGCCGCAGGGGCTGGGAAAGAACCTCTATCACGACCTCAGTATCCGTGAGAATCTCGAGTTCTTCGGCAAGCTGTTCGGCCAAGGCCGCGCCGAGCGCGCCGCGCGTATTGAACGCCTGACCCGCGCCACCGGTCTTTCTGCGTTTCTCGACCGCCCGGCAGGCAAGCTCTCGGGCGGAATGAAACAGAAGCTGGGGCTGTGCGCGGCGCTGATCCATGACCCGGATTTTCTGCTACTGGACGAACCCACCACCGGCGTCGATCCGCTGTCGCGCCGCCAGTTCTGGGATCTGATCGACACAATCCGCAAGGACCGCCCCGAAATGTCCGTTCTGGTTTCAACCGCCTATATGGAGGAGGCCGAACGGTTCGACCACCTGATCGCCATGAACGAAGGGCGCGTGCTGGCCGAGGCGAGCCCGGCCGACCTGAGGGCGCAAACCGGGACCAAAAACATTGGCGCCGCCTATGTCGCGCTGCTGGGCGGTGAAACCGCCGCACCTTCGGAGGCGTCAACCGCCTCCGGACCGACCGTTGCCTCTGACGGGCCACCGGCAATCAAGGCCCGCAATCTGACCAAACGCTTTGGCGACTTCACGGCGGTGGATTCGGTCAGCTTCGAGATCGCGCGCGGCGAGATATTCGGCTTTCTTGGCTCTAACGGCTGCGGCAAGACCACGACCATGAAGATGCTGACCGGTCTGACCCCCGCGACCGAGGGCGAGGCCTCGATCTTCGGTCAGCCCGTTGATGCGCAGGATATCGACGCGCGTCGCCGCGTCGGTTTCATGTCGCAATCCTTCTCGCTTTATGGCGAATTGACGGTGCGCGAGAACCTTCTGCTGCACGCCCGGCTGTTTCAGCTGGGCGCCGCCCTGACCGCCGAGCGGATGGCCGATCTGGTGCCGCGTTTCGGGCTGGACCCCTATCTCGAACAGGTCGCAGCCGCTTTGCCGCTCGGCGTGCGCCAACGTTTGTCGCTGGCGGTTGCGGTGATCCACGCGCCCGACATTCTGATCCTCGACGAACCGACCTCCGGCGTCGATCCGCAGGCGCGTGATGCGTTCTGGGAGATGTTGCTGGAACTTGCGCATCGCGACGGTGTGACGATCTTCATCTCAACCCATTTCATGGATGAGGGCATGCGGTGTGACCGCATTTCGCTGATGCACGCGGGCAAGGTTCTTGTGACGGGTGCGCCGCAGGAGATTATCGCCACGCGCGGTATGGAGACGCTCGAAGACGCCTTCATCGCCTATATGCTTGATGCTCACCCGCCAGAGATGCGCGCTGATGAAGGGGCGCTGAGCGTGGATGCAGCGCAGAGCCATGGCAAAGCGTCGTCGCTATTCAGCCTTGGGCGGCTCCTGGCCTATACCACGCGCGAGGCGATGCAGGTGCGCCGCGATCCGGTGCGGCTGGTGTTCTCCTTTGTTGGTTCTGCGCTCTTGTTGCTGATCATGTCCTTTGGCATTTCGCAGGAGGTGCGCGACATCCCCTTTGCCGCCTTCGATCTGGACCAGAGCCCCGAAAGCCGCGCCTACCTCTCGGGGTTCGAGGAATCCAGCTGGTTTTCCGAGCTTGCCTCAATCACCAGTGCCAACGAGCAGGAACGCCGCATGGCCAGCGGTGAGCTCGCCCTGGCGCTGCAAATTCCGCCGGGGTTCGGCCGCGCGGTGCGCCGTGGCGAGGTGGCCGAGATCGCCGGGCTGATCGACGGTTCCGACACCAACCGCGCCGGCACCGTTGAAAGTTATGTCAAGAGCGCCCATGCCCATGTGCTGGGCGCGGGCGCGCAATCGGCGCTTGCGCTGGCCGATCTGGCGATACCGCGCAGCCCTGATGCGGCTCCGCCCGCCGGGCTGATCCCGCGCTTTCAATACAACCCGGCGATGGAAAGCCTGCCTGCCATCGGCCCGTCGATCCCGCCGCTGCTGCTGTTGCTGTTTCCCGCGATCCTGATGGCGGTCAGCGTGGCGCGTGAAAAGGAGATCGGCACCATCACCAACTTCTACGTCACGCCCACCAGCCGCGCCGAATTTCTGATCGGAAAGCAGTTGGTCTATATCGCCATCACGCTGTTGAATTTCGTGATCCTGACGGCGCTGGTGGTCGTAGTTCTGGGTGTCCCGCTAAAGGGCGATCCGGTGACTTTGGTGCTGGGGGCGATGCTCTATGCGGTGGCGGCGACGGGGTATGGGCTGCTGGTGTCGATGCTGACAAAAACCCAGGTGACGGCGGTGTTCGCCGCCGCCATCCTGTCGGTGATGCCGACGTTGCAGTTTTCCGGCATGACCACGCCGGTGTCCTCGCTGGAAGGGGCGGCGCGCCTCATGGGCACGTTCTGGCCGACCACCTGGTATATGGGCATCAGTGTCGGCACCTTCACCAAGGGATTGGGTCTCAGCGAACTCTCGGGCCATTTGCTGCGCCTCGCCGCCTTCGGCCCGCTCCTCACAGCATTGGCCGTGCTGGCCCTGCGCAAACAGGAGAAGTGA
- a CDS encoding ABC transporter permease gives MRRLTNIFWLAGKELKSVLGDPVMVILILWSFVIAVILEASGAGDTVRNAAIAILDEDNSGLTRQLADALGPPWFQPPVMITPDQVAPEMDAGRIMFVLSFPPGFEADVIAGLAPAAQLEVDATAVSQAQLGTDYIASILASETRAFLFGSPDAPEPALRLELRRAFNANGNPVWFKAVSSLLNQLSLLTIALTGAAMLREREQGTIEHLMVMPLTPLEIALSKVLANVVVVLAAFTLSLLFVVQGVLDVPVAGSVPLLLAGTAVYLAAAAAIGMFLGTMARSMAQFALLVIMVIIPIIMLSGGQGAIESQPDIVQRLTMALPSRHFLAFAKAVVFRGAGLEAVWIQLALMGGLGLVFFAASLALFRRSMNLSG, from the coding sequence ATGCGGCGGCTGACAAACATCTTCTGGCTGGCCGGCAAGGAGCTGAAAAGCGTGCTCGGCGATCCAGTGATGGTGATCCTGATCCTGTGGTCCTTTGTCATCGCCGTCATTCTCGAGGCGAGCGGCGCCGGAGATACGGTGCGCAACGCCGCCATCGCCATCCTTGACGAGGACAATTCCGGTCTCACCCGGCAATTGGCTGACGCGCTCGGCCCGCCGTGGTTCCAGCCGCCGGTGATGATCACGCCCGATCAAGTGGCGCCGGAAATGGACGCGGGCCGCATCATGTTTGTGCTGAGCTTCCCGCCTGGTTTCGAGGCAGATGTGATCGCGGGCCTCGCGCCCGCCGCCCAACTCGAGGTGGATGCCACCGCAGTTAGCCAGGCCCAGCTTGGCACCGATTACATTGCCAGCATCCTGGCCTCCGAAACCCGCGCCTTCCTGTTTGGCAGCCCCGACGCACCCGAACCTGCGCTGCGGCTGGAACTGCGCCGCGCCTTCAACGCCAACGGCAATCCTGTCTGGTTCAAGGCGGTGTCCTCACTGCTGAACCAATTGTCGCTGCTGACCATCGCGCTGACCGGCGCGGCGATGCTGCGCGAGCGCGAGCAAGGCACCATCGAACATCTGATGGTGATGCCGCTGACGCCGCTCGAAATCGCGCTGTCCAAGGTGCTGGCCAACGTAGTCGTGGTGCTGGCTGCCTTCACGCTGTCGCTGCTGTTTGTGGTGCAAGGGGTGCTGGATGTGCCTGTCGCGGGATCGGTGCCGCTGCTGCTGGCTGGCACCGCAGTCTATCTCGCCGCCGCCGCCGCTATCGGAATGTTTCTTGGCACAATGGCGCGCAGCATGGCGCAGTTCGCGCTGCTGGTGATCATGGTGATCATCCCGATCATTATGTTGTCGGGCGGGCAGGGTGCGATCGAGAGCCAGCCCGACATCGTGCAGCGCCTGACCATGGCGCTGCCATCGCGCCATTTCCTGGCCTTCGCCAAGGCGGTGGTGTTTCGCGGCGCAGGACTCGAAGCCGTCTGGATCCAACTCGCGCTGATGGGCGGGCTTGGGCTGGTCTTCTTCGCGGCCAGTCTGGCGCTGTTCCGACGTTCGATGAACCTGTCGGGATGA
- a CDS encoding HAMP domain-containing histidine kinase, with amino-acid sequence MRRAAMQSNRIGRTSFRLSLQFSFLYSLLMAVIFIGAYWMTDREVGDWVYDRMESDVATLSEIYEQKGLFELTERINALTEVNFENSRIFRLTDAQGDMLAGNILAMASDRPDGFVRLAELSLSGSPNNEVSGYWMTQQPIGPYLLLQGTGDNVVAEVLEVLSAALVGGFIVVIGLGLLVGVRVGRITETRITGISSALDRVAEGDLGARVPVSPGSKDDLGRVSASINATLGQLQALLESQQQISTDIAHDMRTPLQRLRQRLERMEAQHLPDPADAAAALHETEDIISTFNALLRIAQIEAGDRRERFSDVDLNQIAETVFEAFEPTADEAGQTLQLKPSPEPVSVSGDRDLLMQMAANLVENGLRHCSVGSAIEIGVTTSGDRPSLWVSDNGTGIAPADAKKVFRRFYRGEKSRTSQGHGLGLAMVKAVADLHDASILISDNRPGLRMSVAFPTSRKLS; translated from the coding sequence ATGCGTAGAGCCGCAATGCAGTCAAATCGTATCGGGCGGACCTCGTTTCGGTTGTCGCTACAATTCTCGTTTCTCTATTCGTTGTTGATGGCTGTCATATTTATCGGCGCCTACTGGATGACCGACCGCGAGGTGGGCGACTGGGTTTACGATCGGATGGAATCGGACGTGGCGACGCTGTCAGAGATTTATGAGCAGAAGGGTTTGTTCGAACTGACGGAGCGGATCAATGCTTTGACCGAGGTCAATTTTGAAAACTCCAGGATATTTCGGCTGACGGATGCGCAGGGCGACATGTTGGCGGGGAATATCCTTGCGATGGCGTCGGATCGACCCGACGGCTTTGTCAGGCTCGCAGAACTGTCCTTGAGTGGATCGCCAAACAACGAGGTTTCAGGCTATTGGATGACGCAGCAGCCGATCGGCCCCTATCTGCTTTTGCAGGGCACGGGCGACAATGTTGTAGCCGAAGTTCTGGAAGTTTTGAGCGCCGCCCTGGTTGGCGGCTTTATCGTAGTTATCGGCCTCGGCCTGCTGGTAGGCGTCCGGGTCGGGCGAATTACCGAAACCAGGATCACCGGGATTTCCAGCGCGCTCGATCGCGTTGCCGAGGGCGACCTCGGCGCCCGTGTTCCGGTTTCGCCTGGGTCCAAGGATGACCTCGGCAGAGTGTCTGCCAGCATTAACGCCACCCTTGGCCAGCTTCAGGCCCTGTTGGAAAGCCAGCAACAGATTTCCACTGATATTGCCCATGACATGCGCACGCCATTGCAGCGCTTGCGCCAACGGCTGGAAAGAATGGAAGCCCAGCACCTGCCCGATCCCGCCGACGCCGCCGCGGCTCTGCACGAAACGGAAGACATCATATCCACCTTCAACGCCCTGTTGCGCATAGCCCAGATCGAGGCGGGCGACCGGCGTGAAAGGTTTAGCGATGTCGATCTCAATCAGATCGCAGAAACCGTTTTCGAAGCCTTTGAGCCAACTGCCGACGAAGCGGGCCAAACCTTGCAGCTAAAACCGTCGCCTGAACCGGTATCCGTCTCGGGGGATCGCGACCTGCTGATGCAGATGGCCGCAAATCTGGTGGAGAATGGGCTGCGTCATTGCTCCGTCGGATCGGCAATCGAAATCGGCGTGACCACCTCTGGAGACAGACCTTCGTTATGGGTATCCGACAATGGCACCGGGATCGCTCCGGCCGATGCGAAAAAGGTGTTCCGCCGGTTCTATCGCGGGGAAAAAAGCCGAACTTCACAGGGGCATGGCCTCGGGCTTGCCATGGTCAAGGCCGTCGCCGATCTGCACGATGCGTCGATCCTGATCTCGGACAACCGGCCCGGGTTGCGGATGAGCGTCGCATTTCCGACCAGCCGAAAGCTCAGTTGA
- a CDS encoding response regulator transcription factor encodes MRVLVIEDDVETANYICSSLQALGHAYEHASDGKQGFLSALDSEFDVMVVDRMLPGLDGLSLVQSIRSAKIETPILFLSAMGGINDRVDGLEAGADDYLVKPFAFSELSARLTALARRPPIQAEVTRLHLADLEVDLIRHSVKRADVAIALQPREYRLLVYLMQNAERVVTRTMLLEAVWDFHFDPRTNVVETHISRLRSKIDKPFDRDLIHTVRGSGYSCHA; translated from the coding sequence ATGCGCGTTCTGGTTATTGAAGACGACGTCGAAACGGCGAACTACATCTGTTCCAGCCTTCAGGCTTTGGGACACGCCTATGAACATGCATCGGACGGGAAGCAGGGCTTCCTGAGCGCCCTGGACAGCGAATTCGATGTGATGGTGGTGGATCGGATGCTTCCGGGGCTGGATGGCCTGTCGTTGGTCCAATCGATCCGAAGCGCAAAAATTGAAACACCGATCCTGTTCCTGAGCGCGATGGGGGGCATCAATGACCGCGTCGATGGGCTTGAAGCCGGCGCAGACGATTATCTGGTGAAACCCTTTGCATTTTCGGAATTGTCGGCTCGATTGACGGCTCTGGCCCGTCGTCCACCGATCCAGGCTGAAGTGACACGGCTTCATCTCGCGGATCTTGAGGTGGATTTGATAAGACACTCGGTCAAACGCGCAGATGTGGCGATAGCATTGCAACCCCGGGAGTATCGGTTGCTGGTCTATTTGATGCAGAATGCTGAACGTGTCGTCACGCGCACAATGTTGCTGGAAGCGGTTTGGGATTTTCATTTCGATCCCAGGACCAATGTCGTGGAAACCCATATCAGCCGGTTGCGCAGCAAGATCGACAAACCGTTTGATCGCGATCTGATTCATACCGTGCGCGGGTCCGGATATTCCTGCCATGCGTAG
- a CDS encoding glycosyltransferase family 39 protein: MVALERNSEIARKRRQKAAAGTFALSDKDRRFLIGALVALIAIRLLMIFWLPVIDSTEARYIEIARKMLVSGDWITPQFDYGVPFWGKPPLHTWLSALGMKIFGVGNFGARIFIFLASVITVIIVFDWVRRNRGRDQALIAIAVTVSSLLFFGASAFVMTDMVMVLGTTLSMVAFYNCACGSRSHRIWGNMFFVGLAIGLMAKGPVAVVLTAIPLVLWILVGRRWHLLGRLPWATGLILLTALTLPWYLVAEIRTPGFLRYFLIGEHYERFVVPGWSGDLYGSGHMQPKGMIWIYALAVFLPWSLFASALVVKRREIIDLMRDEDEGWLSYLAFWVLSPLILFTPAANILPAYALPAVPAAAILLTSIRCDLWVGPATATRIAFGVAIATTAGLYLAVSLVAHLAPSRLTNMTDLMLVEQAHQIDPEMPLTYWGGRSFSGEFYTRGALRYATEPEHLRALVTNARRDAIALPPQALAEVIGIVGSQFRNAGQFGRRILLVENPMDGEKS, encoded by the coding sequence ATGGTTGCGCTTGAGCGAAATTCCGAGATCGCGAGGAAGCGGAGACAGAAAGCTGCGGCCGGCACGTTTGCCCTATCGGACAAAGACCGCAGATTTCTTATCGGAGCGTTGGTCGCCCTGATCGCCATTCGTTTGCTGATGATATTCTGGCTGCCGGTGATCGATTCCACTGAGGCCCGCTATATCGAAATCGCCAGAAAGATGCTGGTCTCGGGCGATTGGATCACGCCACAATTCGACTATGGCGTACCCTTCTGGGGCAAGCCGCCGCTGCATACCTGGCTGTCAGCTCTCGGCATGAAAATCTTCGGTGTGGGGAATTTCGGTGCGCGGATCTTCATCTTTTTGGCGTCGGTCATCACCGTGATCATTGTCTTTGACTGGGTGCGTCGGAACAGAGGCCGGGATCAGGCGCTTATCGCGATTGCCGTTACAGTGTCCTCGCTCTTGTTCTTCGGCGCATCGGCTTTTGTCATGACTGATATGGTCATGGTTCTCGGCACCACCCTGAGCATGGTTGCCTTTTACAATTGCGCATGCGGGAGTAGATCGCATCGGATCTGGGGCAATATGTTCTTTGTCGGTCTTGCCATCGGCTTGATGGCCAAAGGGCCGGTGGCCGTTGTTCTGACGGCGATCCCGCTGGTCCTATGGATACTGGTCGGAAGGCGATGGCATCTGCTGGGCCGTCTGCCCTGGGCAACCGGACTGATCCTTCTGACTGCATTGACGTTGCCCTGGTATCTGGTCGCTGAAATCAGGACCCCAGGTTTTCTCCGGTATTTCCTCATCGGCGAGCACTATGAACGGTTCGTAGTACCGGGATGGAGCGGCGATCTTTACGGCAGCGGCCATATGCAGCCCAAAGGAATGATCTGGATCTATGCCTTGGCGGTCTTCCTGCCCTGGTCACTGTTTGCCTCAGCCCTCGTGGTCAAGAGACGCGAGATAATTGACCTGATGCGCGATGAAGATGAGGGCTGGCTATCCTATCTGGCATTCTGGGTACTGTCGCCCCTCATCCTGTTCACACCAGCGGCCAACATCCTGCCCGCCTATGCGCTGCCAGCGGTTCCGGCCGCCGCAATCCTGCTGACTTCGATCCGGTGCGACTTATGGGTCGGCCCCGCAACAGCCACCCGCATTGCGTTCGGGGTGGCTATTGCGACCACTGCCGGTTTGTATCTGGCTGTTTCGCTTGTCGCCCATCTGGCACCTTCGCGCCTGACAAACATGACCGACCTGATGCTGGTCGAACAGGCCCATCAAATCGATCCCGAGATGCCTCTGACCTATTGGGGCGGGCGCAGTTTTTCCGGCGAGTTCTACACGCGGGGGGCCTTGCGATATGCCACGGAACCCGAACACCTGCGCGCGCTTGTCACCAACGCCCGGCGCGACGCGATCGCTCTCCCGCCACAGGCGCTCGCCGAAGTGATTGGCATTGTCGGATCGCAGTTCCGCAATGCAGGACAATTCGGGCGCCGGATCCTTCTGGTTGAAAATCCGATGGACGGAGAAAAGTCATGA